In the Arachis ipaensis cultivar K30076 chromosome B10, Araip1.1, whole genome shotgun sequence genome, one interval contains:
- the LOC107623532 gene encoding pentatricopeptide repeat-containing protein At2g36240, whose protein sequence is MGLKKMLRPIATPLHLPSPHPLSPLPNPPLPSPPPDPSLPPPPPTLTVTPIPNSQYHRLLNFLKTHLSPPFTPESLLHFLKSKLHHHPSFSHYDFHVFTWASFVDSFRHNHSTFHWMAQTLALSHRFHHLHILLDFIASNPCPCSDSIFSCPHTESIFRFAIHAYCKAGKLDEAVSSFRSMCRLIDGRPNVAVCNIIIHGFVKWGMLDRALEFYDEIVRVRIRPDLFTFNILISGYCRNLKFGLALEMFKEMRKMGCEPNVVTFNTLIKGMFREGKVEEGIGMAHEMIYLGCEFSNVTCEILVRGLCEKGKVLQACEMLVDFSRKGVLPKGYDYFDLVDALCGNGDADRALRLIYELWEKGCVPSLIACIVMIDGLRRSRKTKEAWRLVEKMLKEGMILDVMTFNFVLQDICKVGRTEEANKLRLLASSKGLEPDDMTYKILVNGYTGEGRKIEGESVVNEMLDRGFIPDLASYNELMNALSTCQRHSTPGLA, encoded by the coding sequence ATGGGGTTGAAGAAAATGCTCAGACCAATAGCAACACCACTACACCTACCGTCGCCGCACCCACTCTCTCCTCTTCCAAACCCTCCTCTCCCATCTCCGCCGCCAGATCCCTCCCTCCCTCCGCCACCACCAACACTCACAGTGACCCCAATCCCCAACTCCCAATACCACCGCCTCCTCAACTTTCTCAAGACCCATCTTTCCCCACCTTTCACCCCAGAATCCCTCCTCCATTTCCTCAAATCCAAGCTCCACCACCACCCTTCCTTTTCCCACTACGACTTCCACGTCTTCACCTGGGCCTCCTTTGTCGACTCTTTCCGCCACAACCACTCCACTTTCCATTGGATGGCCCAAACCCTAGCTCTCTCCCACCGCTTCCACCACCTCCACATCCTCCTTGATTTCATTGCCTCCAACCCTTGCCCCTGCTCCGACTCCATCTTCTCCTGCCCCCACACCGAATCCATCTTCCGCTTCGCCATCCACGCTTACTGCAAAGCTGGCAAATTGGACGAAGCTGTCTCCTCGTTCCGTTCCATGTGCAGGTTGATCGACGGTAGGCCTAATGTTGCAGTTTGTAATATCATAATTCATGGATTTGTGAAATGGGGCATGCTTGATAGGGCTCTGGAGTTTTATGATGAGATTGTTAGGGTTAGGATTAGGCCTGATTTGTTCACTTTTAACATCTTGATCAGTGGTTATTGTAGGAATTTGAAGTTTGGGTTGGCATTGGAGATGTTCAAGGAGATGAGAAAGATGGGGTGTGAGCCAAATGTGGTTACTTTCAACACTTTGATTAAGGGGATGTTTAGGGAGGGGAAGGTTGAAGAAGGGATTGGGATGGCTCATGAGATGATTTATTTGGGGTGCGAGTTCTCCAATGTCACTTGTGAGATTCTGGTTCGAGGACTTTGCGAGAAAGGAAAGGTTTTGCAGGCTTGTGAGATGTTAGTTGATTTCTCCAGAAAGGGCGTTTTGCCTAAAGGGtatgattattttgatttggtGGATGCTCTGTGTGGGAATGGAGATGCTGATAGAGCATTGAGGCTAATTTATGAGTTGTGGGAGAAAGGATGTGTGCCTAGCTTGATTGCTTGCATTGTGATGATTGATGGGTTGAGAAGATCGAGGAAGACTAAAGAAGCTTGGAGATTAGTGGAAAAGATGCTTAAAGAGGGTATGATACTGGATGTTATGACTTTTAATTTTGTGCTTCAGGATATTTGCAAAGTGGGAAGAACAGAGGAAGCAAATAAATTAAGATTACTTGCTTCGAGCAAGGGTTTGGAACCAGACGACATGACATATAAAATTTTGGTTAATGGATACACAGGAGAGGGCCGGAAAATAGAGGGAGAGTCAGTGGTGAATGAGATGTTGGATAGGGGATTCATACCTGATCTTGCTTCATATAATGAATTGATGAATGCACTATCCACTTGTCAACGACACTCCACCCCCGGGTTAGCCTAA
- the LOC107622848 gene encoding copper-transporting ATPase PAA1, chloroplastic — MESALCLNMPMQIQMNLKPLFKPLNRQFATWTIQSAAKQKPSLVFRFNHSSLLPPLRCVSSSAGGGDIPSDAIVLNVEGMMCDGCANNVRKLLESRPQVSSATVNLTAAKAVVSAVSEEKGSPNWQKQLGEALAQHLTNCGFNSTFQGE, encoded by the exons ATGGAATCTGCTTTGTGCCTCAACATGCCGATGCAGATACAGATGAATTTAAAGCCACTCTTCAAACCTCTCAACCGTCAATTCGCCACGTGGACGATTCAATCAGCAGCGAAACAGAAGCCATCACTCGTCTTCCGCTTCAACCACTCGTCTCTGCTGCCTCCTCTACGCTGCGTTTCCAGCTCAGCTGGTGGTGGTGACATTCCCTCCGATGCTATTGTTCTCAACGTTGAGGGTATGATGTGCGACGGCTGCGCCAATAACGTCAGGAAGCTTCTAGAAAGTCGA CCACAAGTGTCATCTGCTACTGTGAATCTAACCGCCGCTAAAGCAGTAGTGTCTGCCGTATCCGAAGAAAAAGGTTCCCCCAACTGGCAGAAGCAATTAGGAGAAGCACTTGCTCAGCATTTAACTAACTGCGGTTTCAATTCTACCTTTCAAG GCGAGTGA
- the LOC107622847 gene encoding potassium transporter 7 isoform X1, protein MAMATEEGDPERGDINGGHSMESTESRWVFQGDEEDNSDIEEFNADLRHHHTRRYASVLDSDDEDIGEQRLIRTGPRIDSFDVEALDVPGAHRTDYEDISMGKKIVLAFQTLGVVFGDVGTSPLYTFSVMFRKAPINGDEDILGALSLVLYTLILIPLLKYVLVVLWANDDGEGGTFALYSLICRHAKVSLLPNQLPSDARISSFRLKVPSAELERSLKIKERLESSLTLKKILLILVLAGTSMVIANGVVTPAMSVLSSVGGLKVGVDAIEQDEVVMISVASLIILFSVQKYGTSKVGLLVGPALFIWFCSLAGIGIYNLLKYDTGVLKAFNPIHIYYFFKRNSTKAWYSLGGCLLCATGSEAMFADLCYFSVQSVQLSFVFLVLPCLVLGYLGQAAYLMENHADAGRAFFSSVPSGAFWPTFLIANIAALIASRTMTTATFSCIKQSTALGCFPRLKIVHTSRKFMGQIYIPVLNWFLLAVSLVLVCTISSIDEIGNAYGIAELGVMMMTTILVTLVMLLIWQIHIIIVLTFVVFFLGLELIFFSSVLGSVADGSWIILVLAVIMFFIMYVWNYGSKLKYETEVKQKLSMDLMRELGSNLGTIRAPGIGLLYNELVKGIPGVFGHFLTTLPAIHSMIIFVSIKYVPVSVVPQSERFLFRRVCPKSYHIFRCIARYGYKDVRKENHQTFEQLLIESLEKFIRREAQERSLESDGDEDSDSEEGHYDSRVLVAPNGSVYSLGVPLLAGHKDTKKLTLEASTSEEVTPALDAEQSLEWELSFIHKAKESGVVYLLGHGDIRARKDSWFIKKLVINYFYAFLRRNSRRGITTLTVPHSNLMQVGMTYMV, encoded by the exons ATGGCCATGGCGACGGAGGAAGGGGATCCGGAGAGAGGTGATATCAATGGCGGACACTCCATGGAATCAACCGAATCCAGGTGGGTTTTTCAGGGGGACGAGGAGGATAACTCCGACATAGAAGAATTCAACGCCGATTTGAGACACCATCACACCCGTCGCTACGCTTCCGTGCTTGATTCTGACGATGAGGACATTGGTGAGCAGAGACTCATTCGAACTGGACCTCGAATTGATTCCTTCGACGTCGAGGCTCTTGATGTCCCCGGTGCTCATAGAACTGACTATGAG GATATCAGTATGGGAAAGAAAATCGTGCTGGCTTTTCAGACTCTTGGCGTTGTCTTTGGTGATGTGGGAACAAGTCCATTATATACCTTTAGTGTCATGTTTAGAAAGGCACCCATCAATGGAGATGAGGACATTCTTGGAGCATTATCACTTGTGTTGTACACTTTAATCCTGATTCCCTTATTGAAGTATGTGCTGGTCGTTCTGTGGGCCAATGATGATGGTGAAG GTGGTACTTTTGCCTTGTACTCATTGATATGTCGTCATGCTAAAGTGAGCCTTCTCCCCAATCAATTACCATCAGATGCCCGTAtatcaagctttagactaaaggTCCCATCTGCTGAGCTTGAAAGGTCCCTAAAAATCAAGGAAAGACTTGAGAGTTCTTTGACTCTGAAGAAGATTCTACTAATATTAGTGCTTGCTGGTACTTCTATGGTGATTGCTAATGGGGTTGTTACTCCGGCAATGTCAG TACTTTCCTCTGTTGGTGGTTTAAAAGTTGGGGTAGATGCAATCGAGCAAG ATGAAGTGGTGATGATTTCAGTTGCATCCCTTATAATTTTGTTCAGTGTACAGAAGTATGGAACAAGTAAAGTGGGACTTTTAGTAGGACCTGCTTTGTTCATATGGTTTTGTTCTCTTGCTGGAATTGGGATATACAATCTTCTCAAATATGATACTGGTGTCTTGAAGGCATTTAATCCTATTCACATCTACTATTTTTTCAAGAGGAACTCAACTAAAGCATGGTATTCTCTTGGGGGTTGTCTCCTTTGTGCTACTG GTTCAGAGGCCATGTTTGCAGAtctttgctacttttctgtacaATCAGTTCAG CTTTCTTTTGTCTTTCTTGTTTTGCCGTGCCTAGTATTGGGTTATTTGGGTCAAGCTGCATACCTTATGGAAAACCATGCTGATGCTGGTCGAGCCTTTTTCTCTTCAGTTCCAA GTGGTGCATTCTGGCCAACCTTCCTCATTGCAAACATTGCTGCACTAATTGCAAGTCGGACTATGACAACAGCAACATTTTCATGCATAAAACAATCAACAGCACTTGGTTGTTTCCCTCGTCTTAAGATTGTTCATACCTCCCGGAAATTTATGGGCCAGATCTATATTCCTGTCCTAAACTGGTTTCTCTTGGCTGTTTCTCTGGTTTTGGTCTGCACTATATCCAGCATTGATGAGATTGGAAATGCTTATG GTATTGCGGAGCTTGGAGTGATGATGATGACCACTATTTTAGTAACCCTTGTTATGCTTCTTATATGGCAAATACACATCATCATAGTGCTGACATTTGTGGTATTCTTCTTGGGATTGGAGTTGATTTTCTTCTCATCTGTTTTGGGGAGTGTGGCAGATGGAAGTTGGATTATATTGGTCCTTGCTGTGATAATGTTTTTTATCATGTATGTTTGGAATTATGGAAGCAAGCTCAAGTATGAAACTGAAGTCAAACAAAAGCTGTCAATGGATTTGATGCGAGAATTAGGTAGCAATCTAGGCACAATACGGGCTCCTGGAATTGGTCTTCTCTATAATGAGTTAGTCAAAGGAATCCCAGGAGTTTTTGGCCATTTTTTGACTACGCTTCCAGCAATACACTCCATGATCATTTTTGTGAGTATTAAGTATGTTCCTGTTTCTGTGGTGCCTCAAAGTGAAAGGTTCCTTTTCCGGAGAGTCTGCCCAAAAAGCTATCATATATTCCGTTGTATTGCCAG GTATGGTTATAAGGATGTCCGTAAAGAAAATCACCAGACTTTTGAGCAGCTGCTGATTGAAAGCCTAGAAAAATTTATACGCCGTGAGGCTCAAGAGAGGTCACTGGAGAGTGATGGGGATGAAGATTCTGACTCAGAGGAAGGGCACTATGATTCCAGGGTTCTTGTAGCTCCCAATGGGAGTGTTTACTCACTTGGGGTTCCTCTTCTGGCTGGTCATAAGGACACAAAAAAGCTCACTTTAGAAGCAAGCACTTCAGAGGAGGTAACCCCGGCACTTGATGCTGAGCAGAGCCTTGAGTGGGAGTTATCTTTTATTCACAAGGCTAAAGAATCTGGAGTTGTTTATCTTCTTGGTCATGGGGATATAAGGGCAAGGAAGGACTCATGGTTTATCAAGAAGCTTGTAATAAACTACTTCTATGCATTTTTGAGAAGGAACAGCAGGAGGGGTATCACGACTTTAACTGTACCTCACTCAAATCTGATGCAAGTTGGCATGACTTACATGGTTTGA
- the LOC107622847 gene encoding potassium transporter 7 isoform X2: MAMATEEGDPERGDINGGHSMESTESRWVFQGDEEDNSDIEEFNADLRHHHTRRYASVLDSDDEDIGEQRLIRTGPRIDSFDVEALDVPGAHRTDYEDISMGKKIVLAFQTLGVVFGDVGTSPLYTFSVMFRKAPINGDEDILGALSLVLYTLILIPLLKYVLVVLWANDDGEGGTFALYSLICRHAKVSLLPNQLPSDARISSFRLKVPSAELERSLKIKERLESSLTLKKILLILVLAGTSMVIANGVVTPAMSVLSSVGGLKVGVDAIEQDEVVMISVASLIILFSVQKYGTSKVGLLVGPALFIWFCSLAGIGIYNLLKYDTGVLKAFNPIHIYYFFKRNSTKAWYSLGGCLLCATGSEAMFADLCYFSVQSVQLSFVFLVLPCLVLGYLGQAAYLMENHADAGRAFFSSVPSGAFWPTFLIANIAALIASRTMTTATFSCIKQSTALGCFPRLKIVHTSRKFMGQIYIPVLNWFLLAVSLVLVCTISSIDEIGNAYGIAELGVMMMTTILVTLVMLLIWQIHIIIVLTFVVFFLGLELIFFSSVLGSVADGSWIILVLAVIMFFIMYVWNYGSKLKYETEVKQKLSMDLMRELGSNLGTIRAPGIGLLYNELVKGIPGVFGHFLTTLPAIHSMIIFVSIKYVPVSVVPQSERFLFRRVCPKSYHIFRCIARLL, encoded by the exons ATGGCCATGGCGACGGAGGAAGGGGATCCGGAGAGAGGTGATATCAATGGCGGACACTCCATGGAATCAACCGAATCCAGGTGGGTTTTTCAGGGGGACGAGGAGGATAACTCCGACATAGAAGAATTCAACGCCGATTTGAGACACCATCACACCCGTCGCTACGCTTCCGTGCTTGATTCTGACGATGAGGACATTGGTGAGCAGAGACTCATTCGAACTGGACCTCGAATTGATTCCTTCGACGTCGAGGCTCTTGATGTCCCCGGTGCTCATAGAACTGACTATGAG GATATCAGTATGGGAAAGAAAATCGTGCTGGCTTTTCAGACTCTTGGCGTTGTCTTTGGTGATGTGGGAACAAGTCCATTATATACCTTTAGTGTCATGTTTAGAAAGGCACCCATCAATGGAGATGAGGACATTCTTGGAGCATTATCACTTGTGTTGTACACTTTAATCCTGATTCCCTTATTGAAGTATGTGCTGGTCGTTCTGTGGGCCAATGATGATGGTGAAG GTGGTACTTTTGCCTTGTACTCATTGATATGTCGTCATGCTAAAGTGAGCCTTCTCCCCAATCAATTACCATCAGATGCCCGTAtatcaagctttagactaaaggTCCCATCTGCTGAGCTTGAAAGGTCCCTAAAAATCAAGGAAAGACTTGAGAGTTCTTTGACTCTGAAGAAGATTCTACTAATATTAGTGCTTGCTGGTACTTCTATGGTGATTGCTAATGGGGTTGTTACTCCGGCAATGTCAG TACTTTCCTCTGTTGGTGGTTTAAAAGTTGGGGTAGATGCAATCGAGCAAG ATGAAGTGGTGATGATTTCAGTTGCATCCCTTATAATTTTGTTCAGTGTACAGAAGTATGGAACAAGTAAAGTGGGACTTTTAGTAGGACCTGCTTTGTTCATATGGTTTTGTTCTCTTGCTGGAATTGGGATATACAATCTTCTCAAATATGATACTGGTGTCTTGAAGGCATTTAATCCTATTCACATCTACTATTTTTTCAAGAGGAACTCAACTAAAGCATGGTATTCTCTTGGGGGTTGTCTCCTTTGTGCTACTG GTTCAGAGGCCATGTTTGCAGAtctttgctacttttctgtacaATCAGTTCAG CTTTCTTTTGTCTTTCTTGTTTTGCCGTGCCTAGTATTGGGTTATTTGGGTCAAGCTGCATACCTTATGGAAAACCATGCTGATGCTGGTCGAGCCTTTTTCTCTTCAGTTCCAA GTGGTGCATTCTGGCCAACCTTCCTCATTGCAAACATTGCTGCACTAATTGCAAGTCGGACTATGACAACAGCAACATTTTCATGCATAAAACAATCAACAGCACTTGGTTGTTTCCCTCGTCTTAAGATTGTTCATACCTCCCGGAAATTTATGGGCCAGATCTATATTCCTGTCCTAAACTGGTTTCTCTTGGCTGTTTCTCTGGTTTTGGTCTGCACTATATCCAGCATTGATGAGATTGGAAATGCTTATG GTATTGCGGAGCTTGGAGTGATGATGATGACCACTATTTTAGTAACCCTTGTTATGCTTCTTATATGGCAAATACACATCATCATAGTGCTGACATTTGTGGTATTCTTCTTGGGATTGGAGTTGATTTTCTTCTCATCTGTTTTGGGGAGTGTGGCAGATGGAAGTTGGATTATATTGGTCCTTGCTGTGATAATGTTTTTTATCATGTATGTTTGGAATTATGGAAGCAAGCTCAAGTATGAAACTGAAGTCAAACAAAAGCTGTCAATGGATTTGATGCGAGAATTAGGTAGCAATCTAGGCACAATACGGGCTCCTGGAATTGGTCTTCTCTATAATGAGTTAGTCAAAGGAATCCCAGGAGTTTTTGGCCATTTTTTGACTACGCTTCCAGCAATACACTCCATGATCATTTTTGTGAGTATTAAGTATGTTCCTGTTTCTGTGGTGCCTCAAAGTGAAAGGTTCCTTTTCCGGAGAGTCTGCCCAAAAAGCTATCATATATTCCGTTGTATTGCCAG ACTTCTGTAA